A section of the Terriglobales bacterium genome encodes:
- a CDS encoding sigma factor codes for MCANQMQSNQGSLSESGLVHAAKQGNVAAFEELVRRHTSRVFRIAHHISHSLDDAQEIVQEVFLRVFQHLENFEEKA; via the coding sequence ATGTGCGCTAATCAGATGCAATCGAACCAGGGATCGCTTTCCGAAAGCGGACTGGTTCATGCGGCGAAACAGGGGAATGTAGCCGCTTTCGAAGAGCTGGTACGGCGCCACACCTCGCGAGTTTTTCGCATCGCCCATCACATCAGCCATAGTCTCGACGACGCGCAGGAGATAGTCCAGGAAGTGTTTCTGCGGGTATTCCAGCATCTCGAGAACTTCGAAGAGAAAGCCTAG
- a CDS encoding transporter, which produces MTAVLAVRACQPALPDFVVRLLIGFFVCFSTSSMFPQQLEPRAYSPSPVGTSFLAVGFTRSSGGAIFDPTVPVTDVQATLYSSFVGIGRTFGLFGRQSLINAALPYVWGDVSGTVGEQSGSISRSGLAAAHFRFAFNILGSPALKPREFAAAKHDKFILAASLSVDTPTGQYNSAKLINLATNRWAFRPEIGFSKPIKKLNFDLYTAASLFTTNEAYFPGDSTRSQDLLASIQAHLSYTVRRGLWVAFDSTWYGGGAVHLNNGPGKSRQSNTRVGGTLSLPIGKVQSIKVAYSSGVTARAGTAFKTVGVSWQCIRLDRH; this is translated from the coding sequence ATGACTGCGGTTCTCGCCGTCCGGGCTTGTCAGCCTGCCTTGCCCGACTTCGTCGTTCGGCTTCTCATTGGCTTCTTCGTTTGTTTTTCAACCTCTTCTATGTTCCCGCAGCAGCTCGAACCCCGTGCTTATTCACCTTCTCCTGTGGGTACCAGTTTCCTTGCAGTTGGCTTTACGCGTTCTAGTGGTGGCGCGATTTTCGATCCAACGGTTCCGGTCACAGACGTTCAGGCCACGCTATATTCCTCGTTTGTCGGCATTGGGCGAACGTTTGGACTATTCGGACGGCAGTCATTAATCAACGCGGCTTTGCCGTATGTCTGGGGAGACGTTTCCGGGACTGTGGGTGAACAGAGCGGTTCGATCTCAAGATCGGGACTCGCAGCCGCTCATTTCCGTTTTGCATTCAACATCCTCGGCTCACCGGCGCTCAAGCCAAGAGAGTTCGCCGCAGCCAAACATGACAAATTCATCCTCGCCGCGAGCTTGTCGGTAGATACTCCAACTGGTCAGTACAACTCGGCAAAGCTCATCAACCTGGCTACAAACCGATGGGCCTTTCGACCTGAGATTGGTTTTTCGAAGCCTATAAAAAAGCTTAACTTCGACTTGTACACCGCCGCCAGCTTGTTCACCACCAACGAAGCGTATTTTCCCGGAGATTCAACGCGCAGCCAGGATCTCCTAGCGTCGATTCAGGCGCACTTAAGCTATACCGTGCGACGCGGACTGTGGGTTGCGTTCGACTCGACCTGGTATGGCGGCGGCGCCGTCCATCTGAACAACGGTCCGGGAAAGTCACGCCAGAGCAACACGCGAGTAGGCGGAACTCTGTCTCTGCCCATCGGCAAAGTGCAATCGATAAAGGTCGCTTACAGTTCAGGCGTTACTGCGAGAGCCGGCACCGCTTTCAAGACGGTCGGTGTTAGCTGGCAGTGTATAAGGTTGGATCGACACTGA
- a CDS encoding bile acid:sodium symporter, which produces MATVLWPTDKILLLIYIVLAMMSITLEATLRQIAAALRNRALVTRALLINFVLVPLLAIVLVQLIPMAQDVKDGILLLAVVPGDFLAFNFTRKLGARIEFAAAVLFLLTFVGVLLAPVLAHWIIQSQLPVSVPYAKVIKAILVYVALPLIAGLALNRWFPKLATALQKPFTVLSTLAFVGFTISTGSTKTAAAKAIAGGGALLGLVLFILGGMILGWFLGGSDRETRGVMALSSALRSFAICLAIAAETFPDSNVDLTIIASAAIGIPMALLFTVYQARKRKKKIAAHSLAGAA; this is translated from the coding sequence ATGGCGACCGTATTGTGGCCCACAGACAAGATTCTGCTGTTGATCTACATCGTTCTCGCAATGATGTCGATTACCTTGGAAGCGACGTTGCGCCAAATAGCAGCGGCGCTGCGCAATAGGGCTTTGGTCACACGAGCCCTGCTGATTAATTTTGTGCTGGTGCCGCTTCTGGCTATCGTGTTGGTGCAACTCATACCGATGGCGCAGGACGTGAAGGATGGAATCCTTCTGCTTGCGGTAGTTCCCGGAGACTTTCTGGCCTTTAATTTCACGCGAAAGCTCGGCGCCCGAATCGAGTTCGCAGCGGCAGTGCTGTTCCTCCTGACCTTTGTGGGGGTGCTCCTGGCTCCGGTCTTGGCCCACTGGATAATTCAATCGCAGCTCCCCGTGAGCGTGCCCTATGCAAAGGTGATCAAGGCAATCCTTGTTTACGTCGCCCTGCCTTTGATCGCGGGCCTTGCGCTCAATAGGTGGTTTCCGAAGCTTGCTACGGCATTACAAAAGCCATTCACGGTCCTTTCGACTTTAGCCTTCGTAGGATTCACGATTTCTACCGGATCGACTAAAACCGCAGCTGCGAAGGCTATTGCAGGTGGGGGAGCGCTGCTAGGCCTTGTGCTGTTCATCCTTGGTGGAATGATCCTCGGTTGGTTCCTGGGCGGTTCCGACCGCGAAACGCGGGGAGTTATGGCGCTCAGCAGTGCGTTGAGAAGCTTTGCAATCTGCCTGGCCATCGCGGCGGAGACGTTCCCAGACAGCAACGTAGATCTCACGATAATTGCTTCCGCCGCGATAGGAATTCCGATGGCGTTGCTATTTACCGTGTATCAGGCACGAAAAAGGAAGAAGAAGATAGCCGCACACTCACTGGCGGGCGCAGCCTAA
- a CDS encoding DUF202 domain-containing protein: MGQAVTLQAVPNSTDLAFQRTRMAAERTLIAWIRTALSMISFGFTIYKFLQAMQESQKLPIRENGPRNLGLTLIALGTAGLIIACVQHRSLLKQLHYSSSIGTRWSLAMMVAVAISLLGTLAFASIALRMGPY, translated from the coding sequence ATGGGCCAGGCGGTGACTTTGCAAGCCGTTCCGAATTCCACTGATTTGGCCTTTCAGCGTACGCGCATGGCCGCGGAGCGCACGCTGATCGCTTGGATACGAACGGCGTTGTCGATGATCAGCTTCGGCTTCACGATCTACAAGTTTCTGCAGGCGATGCAAGAATCTCAGAAGTTGCCGATCCGGGAAAACGGCCCGCGGAATCTCGGTCTGACTTTGATCGCGTTAGGAACCGCCGGACTCATTATCGCCTGTGTTCAGCACCGTAGCCTGCTTAAGCAGTTGCATTATTCAAGTTCGATCGGCACTCGTTGGTCGCTCGCAATGATGGTGGCGGTCGCGATTTCGTTATTGGGAACCCTAGCGTTCGCAAGCATCGCACTGCGCATGGGACCCTACTGA